GATGCAAATTACATTCAGATTTCTATTCATCTGTTGCAATGAGAAAGTCCACTGCACCAATTGTTCCATGCAAGTACATGGATTGGAAGTACTTTGAGGACATGAATGACCCTTTCTTCAATGAAGCTATAGCAAAGTGCAAGGAAATGGGCTTGAATGACATCATGGGCTTTAGATACAATTGGAATGAAGAAATCTTGGCACAATTTCACTCTTCTCTCTACTATGATGAAAGAGAGATAGCCTTCTACTGGACCACTGAGGGAGAGCAGTATTGTGTGGACTACATGACCTTCTCTAGGATCCTTGGTCTTGGGTCAAAGGATGAGAAGCGTGATCCTATTCATGTTGAGCAGCAACTCAAGCCATATCAGTTGCCACAACTGTTCTTCAATCCTTATTGGGCTGAAAAAGGAAATACAAGCACTCTTTTGCCGGTCTACTACACTATGAATCAATTCTTTAGGGCCACTATTGATGCAAAGGATGGAGATCCAGTGGCACTCAGATATTATGCAGTTAATCTCCTAGCTCGCACTTTGCCTGGTGGCCGACCCTTTTGCATCATGGacttcatttggaatgagctgAGAAGGACCATGGTTGAAGCAAAGAAGTCTCTCCCAGCTGCACCATACATTATGTATATGATTGAGAGAGTCACAAAGGCACTTTTCAGAAGACTTGCAAGCATGAGCCCCTTCACCTTCGTGCCCGTTCTGGTGATGCACCTCCACTTCCTCCACTCCATGCCGGTGCCACAAGCAACCCAAGACTTGATCCCACACCGTCTTCTTCTAGGGTTTCCTCCTTCTCTCGCCATGGTCACCTTGATTATTTTATGAAGAGGGCCCTTCGCAGCTTGTTCGGGATGTTCAGGAACATTGCACATGATGTGCATGAGAACACTAGATCTATCAATGAGATCAGAGGCCATCTCGGACTTCCTTTGACTGAACACCGTGATCTACCGGAGTTCGATGACCCTTTTGCTGAGTGGGATGCCGCCGATGAGgccgctgttgctgctgctcatgCTCCACTTCCTCATGCTCGTCGTCAGGCTcgttctcctcgtcgccgtGCTGCTACTTCCTCCTCTCGTGCACCTCCTAGTGGCCAAGAGATCTTCGATGAAGATgaggagaccgaagaagaagaagaaccccaaGGTTACCATGAGCATCGCGACTCGGATGAGGATGAGGACACTTCTGAGGACGCTGcccaagatgatgatgatgagtagAAGCTCCTTGTGTTgcttttcattccctttttggcacttgatgacaaagggggagagaaaagGCCTCTGTATCCCTTTTTGGCACTCATTTGGGCATGTATCCATGTATCGCACTCTGTGGTCGTTTCGTTTCCGTTTCGAACTCCGTGTGATCGTTTCGAACTCTCTTAACATTTGTAAGGACTATGTGGTGTGAGAACTTATGTAATGAGTGCTACTCTGTGCTTAGTTGTCGTCTTTAACTCTGTTCTAAGGAAATTTGTGTTAGTTTGAGTTATATTCACTTGTTGTGATGGCTGTTTTTCTGTGAATTTTGCAGAGGGCCAGATACTCCGGGCTACAGGCCGGATACTCTGGACTTCTTGATCCTGCTGCAAGTTCACATTTCTTTTTTATGGatatcatgtcatatgcatcacactTGATTTCTTTGGCACTCACCTGctcaccccactgtaaaacataTAAGAGTTGCTCGTTTTCTTGATACGTTGCCAATTGTTGACATgttaagtcaaatttgaaattcaaagttCATGGCATACGTTAAGGGGGAGCTCTTATATGCTAGATGTTTACAACTTTATGATTATCAAATGAGCTACAggtgggttgtcatcaatcaccaaaaagagggagattgaaagtgatctaggcccctaagtgggttttggtgatatatgacaaaacacatgtatatttaatggtgtaattgagcatgtgtgcaggtgatgaggATGAATAGATAAATCAATTCTTGATGCATGACCCCTCGAAAAAGGAATGAAAAGGCGGTGCTCAAGCGTACTCTAGAATTTAGttttatatttgaaatttgagtataggaacgccgtactatcaatagggacttggttcaaaggttttgatctagaactagtgctcaagagaacctagaaAAACACTTGTGAGCCATAGTACCCACTCAGAAGAACAAAAACCAAGTTGTTGTCATGccaaacccggatactccggttatagggccggatactccggaccctgttgcccggagtgtccggatGCCCTGCTCACCGTTGGAAAAACTTGCTagcccggagtttccgggcttatacccggagtctccgggtaaccCTGACCCCAACGGCTACTTTTCAGCTAGagaggtataaatacccctccataccccttcagccaACTCTCTTGCCAAAATTTCGAGCTGAACACACCCCTTTGCAAAAGAGAGCTCTCACACTCccctttcttcattcttgagtgattcctttgGGAGATATGAGTGAGagtcaagcaagagcaaggattcgtgctagtgagcctcattcccatctcttgagcacttggttttggtcaagcccgcggatttcaagtttgttactcttggagccttgtgctcctagacggctaggcgtgcttgtgattgctcaaccaagattgtgagcaactcaagaagtttgtaagcttcattcctcgccgaggaactCATAGTAAGTGatcttgggcttgagaggtgatctcgcccttgggagaggagTTAAGGGATTCTTGAGTGCCATCTcttgaatccttcctcaacggagacgtagcacctttgggtgtgaacttcgggaaacaaattgTTGTCTCTCTTGTGTTGTTTATTTGATTTCTTTACTACTTGCTTGTGAGAACacatttctagggtttgagctcgatctactcatttACTAGTTTCTAGAGCGAACCAACTTGTGGAACATCACCTATAGGGACCCCTGGTACTTTTATCTttgctcgatctacttttccctttcagattctagttgttTACCTTCAGTTATTTCTTACCCGAAGTCTCTGGGCAAGAGCTCCGAATACTCCGGACacaaaacccggagtttccgggcttatacccggagtctctggGCAGCCCCTATGACTAACAGTTTTTAAGTGTCTTTTTAGCtacagattgcctattcacccccccctctaggcatcttaaggtcctttcaacaCTGTAGCATCAAGATGTCCATGCAGaaaggcattcttcacatcgAGCTGACGAATAGGCCAATGACGAGATACAACAAGGCTAAGAACAGTGCGAATGGTGGCAGGCTTGACCACAGGactgaaagtctcatcataatcTATGCCATGCTGCTGAGAAAATCGACAAACTACCCATCTAGCTTTATGATGTGCAAGAGAGCCATCTAAATGAAACTTATGCTTGaaaatccacttgccagtcaccacattagCTCCAGGAGGCCGAGGAACAAGGCGCCAAGTACCATTATCAACCAGAGCCTGAAACTCATCTGCCATAGCTGCTCGCCAATTaggatccgcaagtgcactGCGATAATTGCCCGGAACGGGAGAAGCAACAACATGATCAGCAGACAAATTCTTGTAACTAACTGGCTGAATTGTACCAGATTGGAGTCGAGTAATGCAGCGAAGGACCCGCAGTGGAGGAGAACCACTCATCGGACGTCGAGGAGGCTCAAGTGGAGGAAGCACTCGAGGAGGAGCTTCTGAAGACCGCGCCGAAAGAGGACCAAGGTAGTGGCCCTGTAGCTGTGGTAGAGGAAGCTCGCGAAGAGGGCAACCAGGCTGCGAGGGAACCCTAGCAGGAGCTGGTCGGCGGCTGTACACTCAACCGAAGCGTCCGTCAGGCACAACACCAAGAGGCGCCCCAGGAGCAGCACCAGGAGGCGCTctaggagcaggagcaggagcaggagcagcaacATCGGGCGCTCCAGGCACCCCAGAAGGAGCACCATCAGGCGCACCAGAAGCAGCACCGGGTGCACTAGGAGGCGCAGGTGGagcagatgctgctgctggcgcaGGAAGCAGGCTAGAAGTCGTCCCGCCCGTAAGAGAAGACGCCGAAGGACCGGACGGGGGCACGAAACCATGCCAGCCCGGAGATGGAGACGCCGAGGGCCCTAGTGGGGGTTCAACACTGCTCCCACCAGGTACCGAGCACGGTTGCTTAACGTCTATGGAAGACAGAGCAGCCGTAGGAGAGCCACCAACTGCATGATTAGTAAACAAAGGCGCAATATCCAAGTCGCGACCGAGTAAGAAATCAAAGGAGCTGGTGGTGGGTGGATGAGTCTCACGAGCGAAGGGAAAGGTGGACTCATCAAACACAATGTGTCTAGATATAATAATGCGATGTGTTGTAAGGTTAAGACAGCGATAACCCTTATGATCAGGCGGATATCCCAAAAAGACACATGCGGTTGAGCATGGTGCGAGCTTGTGTGAGGAGGTGGCCTGTAGGTTAGGATAACACAAGCAACCAAAGACATGCAAGTGATCATAAGAGGGATAAGAGTTATAGAGGCTAAAATAGGGAATCACATTACGaatggaggaggaggggtgcCGGTTAAGCAGATAGGTGGCTGCTGCGAGTGCCTTAGCCCAATACTTGGGCGGCATAGAGGCATGGATGACGAGGGTTCACACTGAATTGTTAAGAGTTCGAAGGATGTATTCAGCCTTGCCATTCTGTGGAGAGGTATAAGGGCATGAAAGGTGAAAAACAATGCCATTGGCGCGGAGGGTAGTGTGCATGGCGTGGTTAACAAATTCGGTCCCATTATCGGCTTGAAAGCACTTAACGggaaggccgaactgagtgCGAGCATAAGCGATGAAATCAACAATATGCTAATGTACATCGGATTTGTGCTTAAGCGGGAATGTCCAACAATAGTGCGAAAAATCATCCAACAAAACCAAGTAGTAGGAACAACCAGAAATACTAGCAACCGGCGAGGTCCAGACATCACAGTGAACTATCTCAAAAGGTGAAGTAGTTTGTGAAGTAGAAGCAGCAAACGTAAGACGTGCGTGCTTGCCAAGCTGACATGCATGACACAATGAGCGATCTACTTTATTACATGAGACCAAATTGTTTTGTTTTAAAGTAGCTAAGACTGCTAGACTAGGATGACCGAGGTGACGATGCCACAAGGTGGAGGAGGCTGCAAGGAGGGCTTGTGTGGCGGCGGGAGCAACTGAAGGGATGGTGTAGAGGTCGCCGTCGCAGCGAAGGATcactcgccgcgtcctgatgtccttaacagaaaaaccagaggcgtCAAACTCGATAGAACAATGGTTATCGCGAGTGAACTGGCGAACTGAAAGTAAGTTGCGAATGATGGATGGAACGATAAGAATGTTGTTCAAAACAAATCTAGACGTATCTGTGGCTAGAACGGAAGAACCTCGGGACGTGACAGAGATATGTGCACCATTGCCTACGGTAATCAAAGAGGAAGCAGCTAGAAGGCGAGAGAGAAGTATACCTTCAGAGGAGTGCATGTGCATGGAGGCTCCAGTGTCCATCACCCATGCGTTGCCCTCGAGCGCCATCTACTGAAGAGCGGCAATCAGGCCAGCCTGATCCCACAAAGGAGACTGAGCTGGTGCCTAGGTAGGGGTAAGCACCGCGTGAGCCTGAGGAGGGGCGCCAAGAACGCCCTGACCACCGCGCTGGAATTGGCCTCCTGTACCACCACTCCCACCTTGCGCACCTTGGGCAGCCCACGGGTTGATGTAGATCCATGGGCCGCCAGGGTTAGGCGTGCGAGGTGGCTGCTGCTACTGTTGGCCGCCGTTGGACCGCCTGCCCCTATggcgatgctgctgctgcttgccgcCCTGCTGCTACTGCGGCggacactgctgctgctgctgattggGGTGTGGCTGCATCACGGAGGTCGAGGACGACGCAGACTGGCAGGAGGAACCGCAccccgtcgaagaagaggcGACCAAAGCGGACGACACGGACATCTTGGCATGATTTGCCAGGCGCAGCTTCTGGAGGGCGAGGCGATCGACGGCCTTGACGAAGGTCATGCCCGCCTCGCCTGTGATGATTTCTCCAGTGGTGCTGTAGCGAGGATCAGCGCCGGCGAGAAGGGCCAGCACCATCTCAGAGTCGGCGACGGGCTTGTCGATGTCCTGAAGTGCATTGGCGGCCTTCTTCAGGGCTTGGGCGTACTCATGGATGGACATATCCCCTTGAGTAAGGGCATGGAACGCATGACTCAAGAAGATGGCGCAAGGGGCTTTGTTCGCCTGGAAGTGGTTGGCGATGGCGACCCGAAGTTCCCGCGCAGTCTGGTTGGCTGTCATGGTGAAGTCGAGGACGTCCTCGGTGACGGAGCCGTAGAGCCAGCTGCGGACAGCGCAGTCTTCCTCGTTCCAGGCATCAGTGCACGGA
The Panicum virgatum strain AP13 chromosome 6N, P.virgatum_v5, whole genome shotgun sequence genome window above contains:
- the LOC120677846 gene encoding uncharacterized protein LOC120677846 yields the protein MSCVTNTSTNAGDTLDDGESLLDGIASLFVDDIQPLPIPMAAYATVSVQAHVPIKLELRSSNYTKWSNFFEVMCGKFGLLYHITSAPPDPCTDAWNEEDCAVRSWLYGSVTEDVLDFTMTANQTARELRVAIANHFQANKAPCAIFLSHAFHALTQGDMSIHEYAQALKKAANALQDIDKPVADSEMVLALLAGADPRYSTTGEIITGEAGMTFVKAVDRLALQKLRLANHAKMSVSSALVASSSTGCGSSCQSASSSTSVMQPHPNQQQQQCPPQ